In Pseudomonas deceptionensis, a single window of DNA contains:
- a CDS encoding AsmA family protein: MKAFGKILGLVLLGLLLIIVALGFALSHLFDPNDYKDEIRQIARDKAHIELTLNGDIGWSLFPWLGLELHDASVATLAAPTQPFADLQMLGLSVRVLPLLRKEVQMSDVRVEGLNLRLTRDKNGHGNWQDIGKPATVDASTSTSTEPAPAAKPDNSSQPLKLDIDSLTVNNARVEYNDEQSGKQFSAESIQLSTGPVHEATSIPVKLTAFLGTNQPVMRVKTEVDGKLRFDRVLKRYQLEDMKVTGEASGEPLQGKTMTFAAQGQILVDLAANVAEWSSLKISANQLRALGELKANNLDTTAQISGGLSIAQLDLARFLDSIGHPLPAMAPDSLSKVELVSRLSGTPTSVTFDDLNLKVDDSTFTGRIAIEDFAKQAVRIQLKGDTFDADRYLPPKSAEANSASIARKAEVQGGEANALAASGDTPLPDAPTKSGWSTAKIIPVTRLKTLDLTADISFGQLTLSQLPIQNAALKANSKAGLLTLENLSGDLYKGNFAANGSLDVQPMLPVVKLQTRITNVPVEKILQSQGQKPPVTGLLTLNSNVTGSGNSQSALISSLNGTASFALNNGVLLNANLEQQLCKGISTLNRKTLSGAPLAKDTPFKELKGSLVFRNGVASNPDMIVRMPGLSVKGDGDIDLRVLGMDYRIGIVVEGDTRAMPDPACQVGKNFVGVELPLRCRGPLELGAKACRLDKEGLGKVAAKVAGNKLSDKLEEKLGDKVSPELKNALKGLFNR; this comes from the coding sequence ATGAAAGCGTTCGGCAAAATCCTGGGTCTGGTGCTTCTCGGATTGTTGCTGATCATCGTGGCCCTGGGCTTTGCCCTGAGCCATCTGTTCGATCCCAACGACTATAAAGACGAGATCCGCCAGATAGCCCGTGACAAAGCCCACATTGAGCTGACCCTCAATGGCGACATCGGCTGGAGCCTATTCCCCTGGCTCGGCCTGGAGCTGCACGACGCCAGCGTCGCAACTCTCGCCGCGCCGACCCAGCCTTTCGCCGACCTGCAAATGCTCGGTCTGTCCGTACGCGTGCTGCCGCTGCTGCGCAAAGAAGTGCAAATGAGCGATGTCCGTGTCGAAGGCCTGAACCTGCGCCTGACCCGCGACAAGAACGGTCACGGCAACTGGCAGGACATCGGCAAGCCGGCAACAGTAGACGCGAGCACCTCCACCAGCACCGAGCCCGCGCCGGCTGCCAAGCCGGACAACTCCAGCCAGCCGCTCAAGCTCGATATCGACAGCCTGACCGTGAACAACGCCCGGGTTGAGTACAACGACGAGCAAAGTGGCAAGCAATTCAGCGCCGAGAGCATCCAGCTGAGCACCGGCCCGGTACACGAAGCCACCAGCATCCCGGTCAAGTTGACGGCCTTTTTGGGCACCAACCAGCCCGTGATGCGGGTCAAGACCGAAGTCGACGGCAAGCTGCGATTTGACCGTGTGCTCAAGCGCTACCAGCTCGAAGACATGAAAGTCACGGGCGAAGCGTCAGGCGAACCGCTGCAAGGCAAAACCATGACCTTTGCCGCGCAAGGGCAAATCCTGGTTGATCTGGCTGCAAACGTCGCCGAATGGAGCAGTTTGAAAATCTCCGCCAACCAGCTGCGGGCCCTGGGCGAACTCAAGGCCAACAATCTCGACACCACCGCGCAAATCAGCGGCGGCCTGTCGATTGCCCAGCTCGATCTGGCCAGGTTCCTCGACAGCATCGGCCACCCCCTGCCCGCAATGGCACCGGACAGCCTGAGCAAAGTCGAGCTGGTCAGTCGCCTGTCGGGTACCCCCACCAGCGTGACCTTTGACGACCTCAACCTGAAAGTCGATGACAGCACCTTCACCGGGCGCATTGCCATTGAGGACTTCGCCAAACAAGCCGTGCGTATCCAGCTCAAAGGCGACACATTCGACGCTGATCGCTACCTGCCGCCAAAATCGGCCGAAGCCAACAGCGCCAGCATTGCCCGCAAGGCCGAAGTACAGGGCGGCGAAGCCAACGCTCTGGCCGCATCGGGCGATACGCCGCTGCCGGACGCACCGACCAAGAGCGGCTGGAGTACAGCCAAAATCATTCCAGTGACTCGCCTCAAGACCCTGGATCTGACTGCCGACATCAGCTTTGGCCAACTGACCCTCAGCCAGTTGCCGATCCAGAATGCTGCGCTCAAGGCCAACAGCAAGGCAGGCCTGCTGACCCTCGAAAACCTGAGCGGCGACCTCTACAAAGGCAACTTTGCGGCCAACGGCAGCCTGGACGTGCAACCCATGTTGCCGGTGGTCAAACTGCAAACCCGCATTACGAACGTCCCGGTCGAAAAAATCCTGCAAAGCCAGGGTCAAAAGCCTCCGGTAACGGGCCTGCTGACCCTCAACAGCAACGTCACGGGCAGCGGCAATAGCCAAAGCGCGCTGATTTCCAGCCTCAACGGCACCGCCAGCTTTGCGCTCAACAACGGCGTACTGCTCAATGCCAACCTGGAACAGCAACTGTGCAAGGGCATCTCCACCCTCAATCGTAAAACCCTGAGCGGCGCCCCGCTGGCCAAAGACACTCCGTTCAAGGAGCTCAAGGGCAGCCTGGTGTTCCGCAACGGCGTAGCCAGCAATCCGGACATGATCGTGCGCATGCCTGGCCTGAGCGTAAAAGGTGATGGCGACATCGACCTGCGCGTACTGGGCATGGACTACCGCATCGGCATCGTCGTCGAAGGCGACACCCGTGCCATGCCGGACCCGGCGTGCCAGGTCGGCAAGAACTTTGTCGGCGTCGAACTGCCATTGCGCTGCCGTGGCCCGCTTGAACTGGGTGCCAAGGCCTGCCGTCTGGACAAGGAAGGGCTGGGCAAAGTCGCCGCCAAGGTGGCAGGCAACAAGCTCAGTGACAAACTTGAAGAAAAACTGGGCGACAAGGTCAGCCCGGAACTCAAAAACGCCCTCAAGGGGCTGTTCAACCGATGA
- the mutY gene encoding A/G-specific adenine glycosylase has protein sequence MRDEQFSAAVLNWYDRHGRHDLPWQQGITPYRVWVSEIMLQQTQVSTVLNYFDRFMASLPTVEALAAAPEDEVLHLWTGLGYYTRARNLQKTAKIVVAEHGGEFPRNVEQLVELPGIGLSTAGAIASLSMGLRAPILDGNVKRVLARYTAQEGYPGEPKVAKELWATAERFTPHDRVNAYTQAMMDMGATLCTRSKPSCLLCPLESGCEAHLLGLETRYPIPKPRKTIPQRRTLMPMLANADGAILLYRRPSTGLWGGLWSLPELDDLKDIEHLALQHSLTLGAQHELGGLTHTFSHFQLAIEPWLIHVKESGHHVAEADWLWYNLATPPRLGLAAPVKKLLKRAADLLNAGESS, from the coding sequence ATGAGAGACGAGCAATTTTCAGCGGCGGTCCTCAATTGGTATGACCGCCACGGCCGCCATGACCTGCCCTGGCAACAGGGCATCACCCCGTACCGGGTGTGGGTCTCGGAAATCATGCTGCAGCAAACCCAGGTCAGCACCGTGCTGAACTACTTCGACCGGTTCATGGCATCCCTGCCAACGGTCGAAGCCCTGGCCGCCGCACCGGAAGACGAAGTGCTGCACCTGTGGACAGGCCTTGGCTACTACACCCGCGCGCGCAATTTGCAGAAGACCGCGAAGATCGTCGTTGCCGAACATGGCGGCGAATTCCCGCGCAATGTAGAACAGCTGGTCGAGCTGCCCGGCATCGGTTTATCCACCGCAGGTGCGATTGCCAGCCTGAGCATGGGCCTGCGTGCACCAATCCTGGACGGCAACGTCAAACGGGTGCTGGCACGCTACACCGCGCAAGAGGGCTACCCCGGCGAGCCCAAGGTTGCCAAAGAACTGTGGGCCACCGCAGAGCGCTTCACCCCCCACGACCGCGTCAACGCCTACACCCAGGCGATGATGGACATGGGCGCCACGCTCTGCACCCGAAGCAAGCCCAGCTGCCTGCTGTGCCCGCTCGAAAGCGGCTGCGAAGCGCACCTGCTGGGCCTTGAGACGCGCTACCCGATCCCCAAGCCGCGCAAGACCATCCCGCAAAGGCGCACGCTGATGCCAATGCTGGCCAATGCCGACGGTGCGATCCTGCTTTACCGCCGCCCGTCGACCGGTTTGTGGGGCGGACTGTGGAGCCTGCCCGAACTCGATGACCTCAAAGACATCGAGCACCTGGCGCTGCAACACTCACTGACCCTGGGCGCGCAGCACGAACTGGGCGGCCTGACTCACACCTTTAGCCACTTCCAACTGGCCATCGAACCCTGGCTGATCCACGTCAAGGAGTCCGGCCATCACGTGGCCGAGGCCGACTGGCTCTGGTATAACCTCGCCACCCCGCCGCGCCTGGGCCTTGCTGCCCCGGTCAAGAAGCTGCTCAAACGCGCAGCCGACCTATTGAACGCTGGAGAGTCGTCATGA
- a CDS encoding oxidative damage protection protein, translating into MTRTIICRKYKEELPALERAPFPGAKGQDIFDHVSAKAWADWQKHQTLLINEKRLNMMNAEDRKYLQGEMDKFFSGEEYAQAEGYVPPTE; encoded by the coding sequence ATGACCCGCACCATCATCTGCCGCAAGTACAAAGAAGAATTGCCCGCCCTTGAGCGCGCTCCGTTTCCGGGCGCCAAAGGTCAGGACATTTTTGATCACGTTTCGGCCAAAGCCTGGGCCGACTGGCAAAAACACCAGACCTTGCTGATCAACGAGAAGCGTTTGAACATGATGAACGCCGAAGATCGAAAATATTTGCAGGGCGAAATGGATAAATTCTTCAGCGGCGAAGAATACGCACAAGCTGAAGGCTACGTTCCGCCAACCGAATAA
- a CDS encoding alpha/beta fold hydrolase, translated as MLGGFEWRQPTPDTTRAVVIINAATSVRCQYYSRFAEYLFSHGLDVMLFDYRGIGASRAGSLRGFEATWSDWGALDAQALLKRAQREYPGQPIDVVGHSFGGCAAGLAASGTAIRHLVTVGAQFAHWRDYAPAQRWQMLAKWHGVMPLLTRVCGYFPGKRMGWLEDTPAGVVKDWGAFSTRYEKLPSARHLTALPFSSVTAKTLAISLSDDPFGTVAAIERLLSHFSASPRTHLRIKPEEIGETSIGHFAFFHSRFQTTLWPIALQWLQAGELALDVPGRVISSKP; from the coding sequence CTGCTGGGCGGTTTTGAATGGCGCCAACCCACGCCGGACACCACCCGTGCCGTGGTCATCATCAACGCCGCCACCTCAGTGCGCTGCCAGTACTACTCCCGTTTTGCCGAATACCTGTTCAGCCATGGCCTGGACGTGATGCTGTTCGACTATCGCGGCATCGGCGCTTCACGGGCCGGTTCGCTGCGCGGTTTTGAGGCCACATGGTCGGACTGGGGCGCACTGGACGCTCAGGCGCTCCTCAAGCGCGCACAGCGCGAATATCCCGGCCAGCCGATCGACGTGGTCGGCCACAGCTTTGGCGGCTGTGCTGCGGGGCTGGCGGCTTCCGGGACGGCCATTCGCCATCTGGTGACCGTGGGCGCGCAATTTGCGCATTGGCGCGACTACGCGCCTGCACAGCGCTGGCAAATGCTCGCCAAATGGCACGGGGTCATGCCATTGCTGACTCGCGTATGCGGTTATTTCCCCGGCAAGCGCATGGGCTGGCTCGAAGACACCCCCGCAGGTGTGGTCAAGGACTGGGGCGCTTTCAGTACGCGCTACGAGAAGCTCCCCAGCGCACGCCACCTTACGGCCCTGCCATTTTCATCAGTGACCGCCAAAACCCTCGCTATCAGCCTTAGCGACGATCCTTTCGGCACCGTGGCCGCCATCGAACGCCTGCTAAGCCACTTCAGCGCCAGCCCGCGTACGCATCTACGGATAAAACCTGAAGAAATTGGCGAAACCTCGATCGGCCATTTCGCGTTTTTCCACAGCCGCTTTCAAACCACCTTGTGGCCGATTGCTTTGCAATGGCTGCAAGCGGGGGAATTGGCGCTGGATGTGCCGGGGCGAGTGATCAGCAGCAAGCCCTGA
- a CDS encoding DUF1272 domain-containing protein, whose product MLELRPNCECCDCDLPPDTSQARICSFECTFCATCVEQKLGGLCPNCGGELLARPRRPANNPPSGARVYKPEGCTVR is encoded by the coding sequence ATGCTCGAATTACGCCCCAATTGCGAATGCTGTGATTGCGACCTGCCACCAGACACCTCTCAGGCCCGGATTTGCTCGTTTGAGTGCACCTTTTGCGCGACTTGCGTGGAGCAGAAGCTGGGAGGGCTTTGCCCTAACTGCGGCGGAGAATTGCTGGCGCGCCCGCGGCGGCCGGCGAATAACCCGCCGTCGGGTGCGCGGGTGTACAAGCCTGAAGGCTGTACCGTCCGCTGA
- the gltS gene encoding sodium/glutamate symporter, translating into MLTFELDALSTLALALLLLGLGAQLKKRSYWLRQLCVPAPVIGGFGFALVIWLLRDQQLLNLTLDTSLQTPLMVAFFTTVGLGGSLGLLRKGGKLLFIYLGACWGLALVQNVVGVSVAKLLGIDPLLGIMAGAVSLEGGFGAAAAFGPIAENLGAVGATTAALAAATFGMVAGGLLGSPLARWLIERNKLVVKAEAVGSLKAFEDVVHTPPSALDAATLLRLLTCIVVIMVLGFWLGSSLQQHLGIVLPSYVGAMFVAIILRNLNDRAQVIEMPDHAVSTIGDVCLGMFLTMAMMSLKFWELEKLGLPLLVILVVQVVIMILLCVFVLFRLFGRNYDAAVLCAGFMGHGLGATPNAVANMGAICDHYKVFSYKAFIIVPLCGAVLIDIVAIPMITWFINAFS; encoded by the coding sequence ATGCTGACATTCGAACTGGATGCGCTGAGCACCCTTGCTCTCGCGTTGCTCCTGCTGGGCCTGGGTGCCCAACTGAAAAAACGTAGCTACTGGCTGCGTCAACTGTGTGTTCCTGCACCGGTGATTGGTGGTTTTGGTTTTGCCTTGGTGATCTGGCTGTTACGTGATCAGCAACTGCTCAACCTGACCCTCGACACCAGCCTGCAAACCCCGCTGATGGTGGCGTTTTTCACCACTGTCGGCTTGGGCGGCAGCCTGGGCTTGCTGCGCAAGGGCGGCAAATTGCTGTTTATCTACCTGGGTGCGTGCTGGGGCCTGGCGTTGGTGCAAAACGTGGTGGGTGTCAGTGTCGCCAAGCTGCTGGGCATCGACCCGTTGCTGGGGATCATGGCCGGCGCGGTGTCACTGGAAGGCGGTTTTGGTGCGGCGGCAGCCTTCGGGCCGATTGCTGAAAACCTCGGCGCGGTAGGTGCGACCACTGCAGCGCTGGCCGCTGCAACCTTTGGCATGGTGGCAGGCGGCTTGCTGGGTAGCCCGCTGGCGCGCTGGTTGATCGAGCGCAACAAACTTGTGGTCAAGGCCGAAGCCGTTGGCAGCCTCAAGGCGTTTGAAGACGTGGTCCACACGCCGCCGTCCGCGCTGGACGCAGCCACTTTGTTGCGCTTGTTGACCTGCATTGTGGTGATCATGGTGCTGGGGTTCTGGCTGGGCTCCAGCTTGCAACAGCATCTGGGCATCGTGTTGCCGAGCTATGTGGGCGCCATGTTCGTCGCGATCATCCTGCGCAACCTCAATGACCGTGCCCAGGTTATCGAGATGCCCGACCATGCCGTCAGCACTATTGGCGATGTGTGTCTGGGCATGTTCCTGACCATGGCAATGATGAGCTTGAAGTTTTGGGAGCTGGAGAAGCTCGGCTTGCCGCTGCTGGTGATCCTGGTGGTGCAGGTGGTGATCATGATTTTGCTGTGCGTGTTCGTCCTGTTCCGTCTGTTTGGCCGTAACTACGACGCGGCAGTTTTGTGCGCCGGCTTCATGGGTCACGGGCTGGGCGCGACGCCCAATGCCGTGGCCAACATGGGCGCTATTTGTGACCACTACAAAGTGTTCTCTTACAAAGCCTTCATCATCGTGCCGCTGTGCGGCGCCGTGCTGATCGACATTGTGGCCATCCCGATGATCACCTGGTTTATCAACGCTTTCAGTTGA
- the hutG gene encoding formimidoylglutamase, producing the protein MTVVSDMPLWTGRIDAGEGQGALRWHQWVKPFCEDQPAGAALIGLACDEGVKRNQGRTGARLGPPALRTALANLAWHGRAPLYDAGDVSCTDSNLEGAQQIYAHHVSYLLDQGHLPLGLGGGHEIAFASFSGLADHLRQATPHARIGVLNFDAHFDLRHGEQSSSGTPFRQIAEYCQRAQMPFTYCCLGVSQLNNTQALFEQAQRLNVRYRLDRQMNSWDIPACEALIDDFLQDVDHLYMTICLDVLPASQAPGVSAPSAHGVDMQIVEHLVRHAKASGKLRMADIAELNPGLDIDNRTARIGARLLASLID; encoded by the coding sequence ATGACTGTTGTTTCTGACATGCCCCTGTGGACAGGTCGTATCGACGCTGGCGAAGGGCAGGGCGCGCTGCGCTGGCATCAATGGGTCAAGCCCTTCTGCGAGGATCAGCCTGCAGGTGCGGCACTGATTGGACTGGCCTGTGATGAAGGGGTCAAACGTAATCAAGGACGCACCGGCGCCCGTCTTGGCCCGCCAGCACTGCGCACGGCGTTGGCCAACCTGGCGTGGCACGGTCGGGCGCCGTTGTATGACGCGGGCGATGTGAGCTGCACCGACAGCAACCTTGAAGGCGCGCAGCAGATTTACGCTCACCACGTCAGCTATCTGCTCGACCAGGGCCATTTGCCGTTGGGGCTGGGTGGCGGCCATGAAATCGCTTTTGCCAGCTTTAGCGGTCTTGCCGATCACCTGCGCCAGGCCACCCCGCATGCGCGGATCGGCGTTCTCAACTTTGATGCCCACTTTGATCTGCGCCATGGTGAACAGAGCAGTTCGGGCACCCCTTTTCGCCAGATAGCCGAGTACTGCCAGCGCGCGCAGATGCCGTTCACCTATTGCTGTCTGGGTGTCAGCCAACTGAACAACACCCAGGCGCTGTTTGAGCAGGCGCAGCGACTGAATGTGCGTTACCGCCTCGACCGGCAAATGAACAGCTGGGACATACCCGCCTGCGAAGCGTTGATCGATGATTTCTTGCAAGACGTCGATCACCTCTACATGACCATCTGCCTTGATGTCCTGCCCGCCAGCCAGGCGCCCGGTGTCAGTGCGCCGTCGGCCCATGGTGTGGACATGCAGATCGTCGAGCATCTGGTACGCCACGCCAAGGCCAGCGGCAAATTGCGCATGGCCGACATCGCCGAGCTCAACCCCGGCCTGGATATCGACAACCGAACCGCCCGCATTGGCGCGCGTCTGCTCGCCAGCCTGATTGATTAA
- a CDS encoding IclR family transcriptional regulator, with the protein MNYNTPTDRLLQILVTLGQSGEAISAKELSEQLSQPLSSTYRHLKTLLRWGLAEENGQGRYLPGPTCLQLAKKFDREAVLVTLAKPELKRLAEQSQESVALMVPSNGQAICIELVDSPQPLRCCYQKGLAQPLLVGASARVLLAYMDEAQSLSALLAQGVESEQVATYQRSFAEIRAAGYAVSVSEIDDGIWGISAPLLDSRNRLQGAISLMAPASRAHTRSERLIRWTQDVALRLSARLD; encoded by the coding sequence ATGAACTACAACACGCCCACTGATCGCTTGCTGCAAATCCTCGTCACTCTGGGGCAATCCGGCGAGGCGATCTCCGCCAAAGAACTGTCCGAGCAACTGTCTCAGCCGCTCAGCAGCACCTATCGCCATCTCAAGACCCTGCTGCGCTGGGGGCTTGCCGAAGAGAACGGTCAGGGTCGCTATTTGCCGGGGCCAACCTGTTTGCAACTGGCCAAGAAATTCGACCGCGAAGCCGTGTTGGTGACCCTCGCCAAGCCGGAACTCAAGCGCCTGGCCGAGCAAAGCCAGGAAAGCGTGGCGCTGATGGTGCCCAGCAATGGCCAGGCGATTTGCATCGAGCTGGTCGACAGCCCGCAGCCGCTGCGTTGCTGCTACCAAAAAGGGCTGGCCCAGCCGCTGTTGGTCGGCGCGTCTGCGAGGGTGCTGTTGGCCTACATGGATGAGGCGCAAAGCCTGTCGGCTCTTTTGGCGCAAGGCGTCGAAAGCGAGCAAGTCGCCACGTACCAGCGCAGTTTTGCCGAGATCCGCGCTGCCGGTTATGCCGTGAGCGTGAGTGAGATCGACGACGGCATTTGGGGTATCAGCGCGCCGTTGCTCGACAGCCGCAATCGCCTGCAAGGCGCCATCAGCCTCATGGCTCCCGCCTCCCGGGCGCACACCCGCAGTGAACGCCTGATCCGCTGGACCCAGGACGTGGCCCTGCGCCTGAGCGCCCGGCTCGACTGA
- the gabP gene encoding GABA permease, producing MSNTQTSNGLEQGLKPRHVTMLSIAGVIGAGLFVGSGHAIAQAGPAVLLAYAAAGTLVVLVMRMLAEMAVASPDTGSFSTYADRAIGHWAGFTIGWLYWWFWVLVIPLEAVAAGTILHAWFPGTAIWVFTLVITLLLTATNLFSVKNYGEFEFWFALVKVLAIIGFIILGVLAIFGFLPTSQVSGVSHLVDTIGFMPNGMGAVLAAMLTTMFSFMGTEIVTIAAAESKDPSKQITKATNSVIWRIGLFYLVSIFIVVALVPWNDPGLAQFGSYQTVLDRMGIPNAKLIVDIVVLIAVTSCLNSALYTSSRMLYSLSKRGDAPAAAKRTNAAGTPYWAVMMSTGAAFVAVFANYVAPAAVFEFLLASSGAIALLVYLVIAISQLRMRQKRTALGEEISFKMWLFPGLTWAVIVFIVAILTLMLFQEAHRVEIMATGLLSILVVSAGLLVARRRRIEKLGAPVLS from the coding sequence ATGAGCAATACGCAAACCTCTAATGGCCTGGAGCAAGGGCTCAAGCCACGGCATGTCACCATGCTGTCGATTGCCGGGGTCATCGGTGCCGGCTTGTTTGTCGGCTCCGGACACGCGATTGCGCAAGCGGGTCCCGCGGTACTGCTGGCTTACGCGGCAGCCGGTACGCTGGTGGTGTTGGTGATGCGCATGCTGGCCGAAATGGCCGTCGCATCCCCTGACACCGGTTCGTTCTCCACTTACGCCGACCGTGCCATCGGGCATTGGGCCGGCTTCACCATCGGCTGGCTGTACTGGTGGTTCTGGGTGCTGGTTATCCCGCTGGAAGCTGTCGCGGCCGGCACCATCTTGCATGCCTGGTTCCCCGGCACGGCGATCTGGGTGTTCACCCTGGTCATCACCCTGTTGCTGACGGCCACCAACCTGTTTAGCGTCAAGAACTACGGCGAGTTCGAGTTCTGGTTTGCGCTGGTCAAGGTACTGGCGATCATTGGCTTCATTATCCTCGGTGTGCTGGCGATTTTCGGCTTCCTGCCTACCAGTCAGGTCAGCGGCGTCTCGCACCTGGTCGACACCATTGGCTTTATGCCGAACGGCATGGGCGCCGTACTGGCCGCCATGCTGACCACCATGTTCTCGTTTATGGGCACTGAAATCGTCACCATCGCGGCGGCGGAATCCAAAGACCCAAGCAAACAGATCACCAAGGCCACCAACTCGGTGATCTGGCGCATTGGCTTGTTCTACCTGGTATCGATCTTCATCGTTGTGGCCCTGGTGCCGTGGAACGACCCGGGCCTGGCCCAGTTCGGTTCCTACCAGACAGTACTCGATCGCATGGGCATCCCGAATGCCAAGCTGATCGTGGATATCGTGGTATTGATCGCGGTCACCAGCTGCCTGAACTCGGCGCTCTACACCTCCTCGCGGATGCTGTACTCCCTGAGCAAGCGCGGTGACGCACCGGCTGCGGCCAAGCGCACCAACGCTGCGGGCACGCCTTACTGGGCAGTGATGATGTCCACCGGCGCAGCCTTTGTAGCGGTATTTGCCAACTACGTGGCCCCGGCTGCCGTGTTCGAATTCCTGCTGGCCAGCTCTGGCGCCATTGCGTTGCTGGTGTACCTGGTGATTGCCATATCGCAGCTGCGCATGCGTCAAAAACGTACGGCACTGGGTGAGGAAATCTCGTTCAAAATGTGGCTGTTCCCGGGCCTGACCTGGGCGGTGATCGTCTTCATCGTGGCCATTTTGACGCTCATGCTGTTCCAGGAAGCGCACCGCGTTGAAATCATGGCCACCGGTTTGCTGAGCATTCTGGTGGTGTCGGCTGGCTTGCTTGTGGCACGCCGTCGACGTATCGAGAAGTTGGGGGCACCGGTACTCAGCTGA
- a CDS encoding ABC transporter ATP-binding protein: MALATPALEIRNLHKRYGELEVLKGISLTARDGDVISILGSSGSGKSTLLRCINLLENPHEGQIVVAGEELKLKKAKNGELVAADGKQINRMRSELGFVFQNFNLWPHMTILDNIIEAPRRVLGQSKAEAIEVAEALLAKVGIAEKRHAYPSELSGGQQQRAAIARTLAMQPKVILFDEPTSALDPEMVQEVLSVIRALAEEGRTMLLVTHEMGFARQVSTEVVFLHQGLIEEQGSPEQVFDNPVSARCKQFMSSNR, from the coding sequence ATGGCTTTGGCCACGCCCGCGCTTGAAATCCGCAACTTGCACAAACGCTACGGCGAGCTTGAGGTACTTAAAGGTATCTCGCTGACCGCACGCGACGGCGACGTGATCTCGATCCTGGGTTCTTCCGGTTCCGGCAAGTCCACCCTGTTGCGCTGCATCAACCTGCTGGAAAACCCCCACGAAGGCCAGATCGTGGTCGCCGGGGAAGAGCTCAAACTCAAGAAAGCCAAAAATGGCGAACTGGTCGCGGCCGATGGCAAGCAGATCAATCGCATGCGCAGTGAACTGGGTTTTGTGTTTCAAAACTTTAACCTGTGGCCGCACATGACCATCCTCGACAACATCATCGAGGCACCGCGTCGGGTACTGGGGCAAAGCAAGGCCGAGGCGATCGAAGTGGCCGAAGCATTGCTGGCCAAGGTTGGCATTGCCGAAAAGCGCCACGCCTATCCATCCGAGTTGTCTGGCGGTCAGCAACAGCGCGCTGCGATTGCCCGCACCCTGGCCATGCAACCCAAAGTCATTCTGTTCGACGAGCCGACATCGGCACTTGACCCGGAAATGGTTCAAGAAGTACTTAGTGTGATCCGCGCACTCGCCGAAGAAGGTCGCACTATGCTGCTGGTCACCCATGAGATGGGCTTTGCCCGTCAGGTGTCCACCGAAGTCGTATTTTTGCACCAAGGCCTGATCGAAGAGCAAGGGTCGCCAGAACAGGTGTTCGACAACCCGGTTTCGGCGCGTTGTAAACAATTCATGTCCAGCAACCGCTAA
- a CDS encoding ABC transporter substrate-binding protein, with amino-acid sequence MQNYKKLLLAAAATLVFSANALAVDKYKVGIEGAYPPFNNKNASGEVVGFDPDIAMALCAKMKAECEIVTSDWDGIIPALNAKKYDFIVSSLSITDERKQAVDFTDPYYSNKQQFIAPKKVDFKTDLASLKGKALGTQRSTQAATWLDDNLGTDATISLYDTQENAYLDLTSGRVDALLADKYANYDWLKSPAGQAYEFKGEPVNEDDKVGIALRKGDNALRAKLNLALKEIVEDGTYKKINDKYFPFSIY; translated from the coding sequence ATGCAGAACTATAAAAAGCTTCTCCTGGCCGCTGCCGCCACACTGGTTTTCAGCGCCAATGCCTTGGCTGTTGATAAATACAAAGTGGGCATTGAAGGTGCTTACCCACCGTTCAATAACAAAAACGCCAGTGGTGAAGTCGTCGGCTTCGACCCGGACATCGCCATGGCCCTGTGCGCCAAGATGAAAGCCGAGTGCGAGATTGTCACTTCCGATTGGGACGGCATCATCCCGGCGCTTAACGCCAAAAAGTACGATTTCATCGTGTCGTCGCTGTCGATCACTGACGAGCGCAAGCAAGCGGTCGATTTCACCGACCCGTACTACTCCAACAAGCAGCAGTTCATTGCTCCGAAAAAAGTCGATTTCAAAACCGACCTCGCTTCGCTCAAGGGCAAGGCCCTGGGCACCCAGCGTTCAACCCAGGCCGCAACCTGGCTGGATGACAACCTGGGCACAGACGCGACCATCTCCTTGTATGACACCCAGGAAAACGCCTACCTCGACCTGACTTCGGGCCGTGTTGATGCGCTGCTGGCTGACAAGTACGCCAACTACGACTGGCTCAAAAGCCCGGCTGGCCAGGCTTACGAGTTCAAGGGTGAACCGGTCAACGAAGACGACAAGGTCGGCATCGCCCTGCGTAAAGGCGACAACGCACTGCGCGCCAAGCTGAACCTGGCCCTCAAGGAAATCGTTGAAGACGGCACCTACAAGAAGATCAACGACAAGTACTTCCCGTTCAGCATCTACTGA